From Candidatus Hadarchaeales archaeon, one genomic window encodes:
- the thiC gene encoding phosphomethylpyrimidine synthase ThiC — MQMKEARKGRSTPEMRAVARDEGLPLSRVIRGVAEGRIVIPHNPQRKERVHPKGIGEGLRVKVNANVGSSPDYVKVEEEVEKAKVAQEYGADTVMDLSIGGDLDLIRRRILREVSLPVGTVPIYQAGIEASKRGSLLDMTSDDMFNAIRRHAKDGVDFVTVHCGVTKEVVEKLGGKRVLGIVSRGGAFLSAWILKRGEENPLYKEFDYLLELASEFDLVLSLGDGLRPGSIGDASDYFQLYELMTLGRLVKRAREKGVQTMVEGPGHLPLDQVEWNVKLEKAVCGGAPFYVLGPVVTDVAPGYDHLVGAIGGAVAGMAGADFLCYVTPSEHLCLPSVEDVREGVIAMKIAAHVADVARGIDLERELEMGKARRDLDWEKQFKLSLYPERARKIRSERPPRVDPNTCSMCSKFCVIKFLGEVLQGKA, encoded by the coding sequence ATGCAGATGAAGGAGGCCAGAAAGGGGAGGTCCACTCCGGAGATGAGGGCGGTGGCCAGGGACGAGGGTCTTCCCCTCTCGAGGGTGATAAGGGGGGTGGCGGAGGGCAGGATCGTCATACCCCACAATCCCCAGAGAAAGGAAAGGGTCCATCCGAAGGGAATAGGGGAGGGTCTGAGGGTGAAGGTGAACGCCAACGTGGGTTCCTCCCCCGATTACGTGAAGGTGGAGGAGGAGGTGGAAAAGGCCAAGGTTGCCCAGGAGTACGGTGCGGACACCGTGATGGACCTGAGCATAGGCGGGGACCTCGATCTGATAAGGAGGAGGATCCTGAGGGAGGTAAGCCTGCCCGTGGGAACGGTACCGATCTACCAGGCCGGGATAGAGGCCTCAAAAAGGGGAAGCCTGCTGGACATGACCTCCGACGACATGTTCAATGCCATAAGGAGACACGCGAAGGACGGGGTGGACTTCGTGACGGTCCACTGCGGTGTGACGAAGGAGGTGGTGGAGAAACTGGGAGGTAAGAGGGTCCTGGGGATAGTGAGCAGGGGAGGGGCCTTCCTGAGCGCCTGGATCCTCAAGAGGGGGGAGGAGAATCCCCTCTACAAAGAGTTCGATTACCTCCTGGAACTCGCCTCCGAATTCGACCTCGTCCTGAGCCTGGGTGACGGACTGAGGCCCGGGAGCATAGGGGATGCCTCCGATTACTTCCAGCTGTACGAACTCATGACCCTCGGCAGACTGGTGAAGAGGGCCAGGGAGAAGGGGGTCCAGACGATGGTGGAGGGGCCAGGACATCTGCCCCTCGACCAGGTTGAGTGGAACGTGAAGCTGGAAAAAGCCGTGTGCGGGGGCGCCCCCTTCTACGTGCTGGGACCGGTGGTTACAGATGTGGCCCCGGGATACGATCACCTCGTGGGGGCGATAGGTGGGGCGGTTGCGGGTATGGCCGGGGCCGACTTCCTCTGTTACGTCACCCCCTCCGAGCACCTCTGTCTACCCTCCGTGGAAGATGTGAGGGAAGGGGTGATAGCCATGAAGATCGCCGCCCACGTGGCGGATGTGGCGAGGGGTATAGACCTGGAAAGGGAGCTGGAGATGGGAAAGGCTAGGAGGGATCTCGACTGGGAAAAACAGTTCAAGCTCTCCCTCTATCCCGAAAGGGCTAGGAAGATCAGGAGCGAGAGACCACCGAGGGTCGATCCCAACACCTGCAGCATGTGCTCGAAATTCTGCGTCATCAAGTTCCTGGGGGAAGTGCTGCAGGGGAAGGCCTGA
- a CDS encoding alanine--glyoxylate aminotransferase family protein, protein MKLFTAGPVACYPEVLEEMGRQMFSHRSEEYHRLHRDTVRRLKWFLDTEQRVFLFASSSTGAMEASIRNCVKKKVLCVVAGEFGERYAKVAETNGREVIVLQTELGKPALPERLDEELRKHPDVEAVTITYCETSLGLLNPLPELSEVVKEHGKLLLVDAVSAFGGVEFSPDELGLDVCFAGSQKCLGLPPGMAVVWVSEEAMARSRTMVNKGWYFDFERYERSQEKDETPVTPPIPLILALNRVLRMIEEKGKKRYFEEYRERAERILRGIRDLGLNLFTEEEYTSPTIFCVNAPSHLSGLEIYRRMREKGVELAQGYGRLKEKTFRIGNMGYITLRDIEEMFEKLAEVLGG, encoded by the coding sequence GTGAAGCTCTTCACGGCTGGTCCGGTGGCCTGTTACCCGGAAGTGCTCGAAGAAATGGGCAGGCAGATGTTCAGTCATAGGAGTGAGGAATACCACCGTCTCCATCGCGACACCGTGAGGAGACTGAAATGGTTCCTGGATACCGAGCAGAGGGTCTTCCTCTTCGCCAGCTCGAGTACGGGGGCGATGGAGGCCTCCATCAGGAACTGCGTGAAGAAGAAGGTCCTCTGCGTGGTGGCGGGTGAGTTTGGGGAGAGGTACGCGAAGGTGGCTGAGACCAACGGGAGGGAGGTCATAGTCCTCCAGACGGAGCTTGGGAAGCCAGCCCTTCCCGAACGGCTGGACGAGGAACTTCGCAAACATCCCGACGTGGAGGCCGTGACCATTACTTACTGCGAGACGAGTCTGGGTCTCCTCAATCCCCTCCCCGAGCTCTCCGAGGTGGTAAAGGAGCATGGAAAGCTCCTCCTGGTGGACGCCGTGAGTGCTTTCGGTGGCGTGGAGTTTTCTCCCGATGAACTGGGTCTGGACGTATGCTTTGCCGGCTCCCAGAAATGCCTCGGTCTTCCCCCAGGCATGGCGGTGGTTTGGGTCTCCGAGGAAGCCATGGCTAGGTCCAGGACGATGGTGAACAAGGGCTGGTACTTCGACTTCGAGAGATACGAACGCTCCCAGGAAAAGGACGAGACCCCCGTTACCCCACCCATCCCCCTGATCCTCGCACTCAACCGCGTCTTGAGGATGATAGAGGAGAAGGGGAAGAAGAGGTATTTCGAGGAATACAGGGAGAGGGCGGAAAGGATCCTGAGGGGGATTAGGGACTTGGGTCTCAACCTCTTCACGGAGGAGGAGTACACCAGCCCCACCATCTTCTGCGTCAATGCCCCTTCCCATCTGAGCGGGCTCGAGATCTACCGGAGGATGAGGGAGAAGGGGGTAGAGCTTGCCCAGGGTTACGGGAGACTGAAGGAGAAGACTTTCAGGATAGGGAACATGGGGTACATCACGCTCCGGGACATAGAGGAGATGTTCGAGAAGCTGGCGGAAGTCTTGGGTGGTTGA